The following are encoded together in the Pectobacterium punjabense genome:
- the ibpB gene encoding small heat shock chaperone IbpB — translation MRNYDLSPLLRQWIGFDKLASSMQGSQEPIDFPPYNIEKKDDNHYRITLALAGFRQSDLDIEVEGPRLTVKGSPAPTEKAVEYLHQGLAFKPFTLSFTLAEHLHVSDAHFENGLLHIDLVRDVPEALQPQRIAIGGGRPALNQQSAEDAS, via the coding sequence ATGCGTAACTACGACTTATCACCTTTACTGCGTCAGTGGATCGGTTTTGACAAATTAGCTAGCTCAATGCAGGGCAGCCAGGAACCGATTGATTTTCCTCCGTATAATATCGAGAAAAAAGACGACAACCACTACCGCATTACGCTCGCACTGGCAGGTTTCCGACAAAGCGATCTGGATATTGAAGTCGAAGGCCCACGCCTGACCGTGAAAGGCAGCCCGGCACCGACCGAGAAAGCCGTGGAATATCTGCATCAGGGGCTGGCGTTTAAACCTTTCACGCTGAGTTTTACGCTGGCTGAGCATCTGCATGTGTCCGATGCGCATTTTGAAAATGGCCTGCTGCACATCGATCTGGTACGTGACGTACCGGAAGCCTTGCAGCCGCAGCGTATCGCCATCGGCGGTGGCCGCCCGGCATTGAACCAGCAGTCTGCCGAAGATGCGTCATAA
- the bhsA gene encoding multiple stress resistance protein BhsA: MKNVKTIAAAVVLATVAFGASAAEYVSPSQAQNLEKAGVVTATAQDLSSLQSKLAAKAEKAGAKSYTITSATGNDQLRGSAVIFN, encoded by the coding sequence ATGAAAAACGTAAAAACCATCGCTGCTGCTGTTGTTCTCGCTACCGTTGCTTTCGGTGCTTCTGCTGCTGAATACGTGTCTCCTTCACAGGCACAGAACCTGGAAAAAGCGGGTGTTGTTACTGCTACTGCTCAAGACCTAAGCTCACTGCAATCTAAGCTCGCAGCGAAAGCAGAAAAAGCAGGCGCTAAATCTTATACCATCACGTCTGCGACCGGTAACGATCAGCTGCGTGGCTCTGCGGTAATCTTCAACTAA
- a CDS encoding PTS sugar transporter subunit IIC, with product MSGLYQSMVNVIEQKITPLAGVVGQQRHIIAIRDGFIAALPFMIIGSFMLVFIFPPFSPDTTLGFARAWLDFSVAYREQLMLPYYLSMGVMTFFISVGIGASLGKHYKLDPIMTGLLALMAFLLVAAPYHDKQISTQYFSGEGIFTAILTSIYAGEVYAWLKKRNITIRLPKEVPTGVARSFEILIPVLVIVATLHPFNLFIQSATGMIIPEAIMHLLAPLISASDSLPAILISVFICQILWFAGIHGALIVTGIMNPFWMTNLALNQAALSAGAPLPHIYLQGFWDHYLLIGGVGSTLPLAFLLLRSRAVHLRTIGRMGVVPSFFNINEPILFGAPIIMNPLLFLPFIFVPMVNAVIAYTATKLGWIAQVVSLTPWTTPAPIGASWAANWAFSPVIMCLLCMVMSAAMYYPFLKVYERTLLKQEQEKQQQAAGEASASA from the coding sequence ATGAGTGGCCTCTATCAATCGATGGTTAATGTCATCGAACAAAAGATTACCCCGCTGGCGGGTGTGGTGGGACAACAGCGCCACATCATCGCGATTCGTGATGGCTTTATCGCCGCGCTGCCTTTTATGATCATCGGTTCATTCATGCTGGTGTTCATCTTTCCACCGTTCTCGCCGGATACCACGCTGGGGTTTGCCCGCGCGTGGCTCGATTTCTCCGTTGCCTACCGCGAACAGCTGATGCTGCCGTACTACCTCAGTATGGGGGTCATGACCTTCTTTATCTCCGTGGGGATTGGTGCCAGCCTGGGTAAGCATTACAAGCTGGACCCGATCATGACCGGCCTGCTGGCGCTGATGGCATTTTTGCTGGTGGCTGCGCCTTATCACGATAAGCAGATTTCTACTCAGTATTTCTCCGGTGAGGGGATTTTTACCGCGATTCTGACGTCAATTTATGCAGGTGAGGTGTATGCCTGGCTGAAGAAGCGAAACATCACCATTCGCCTGCCGAAAGAGGTGCCGACCGGCGTGGCGCGCTCGTTTGAAATCCTCATCCCTGTGCTGGTGATCGTCGCGACGCTGCACCCGTTTAACCTGTTCATCCAGTCTGCTACCGGCATGATTATCCCGGAAGCCATTATGCACCTGTTGGCACCGCTGATTTCGGCGTCGGATTCGCTGCCTGCGATTCTGATTTCGGTATTTATTTGCCAGATTCTGTGGTTTGCCGGGATTCACGGCGCGCTGATCGTTACCGGGATCATGAACCCGTTCTGGATGACCAATCTGGCGTTGAATCAGGCTGCACTTTCAGCGGGTGCACCGCTGCCGCATATTTATTTGCAGGGTTTTTGGGATCACTACCTGCTGATTGGTGGGGTCGGTTCTACGCTACCGCTGGCCTTTTTGTTACTGCGTAGCCGTGCGGTTCATCTACGTACGATTGGCCGGATGGGCGTGGTGCCGAGCTTTTTCAATATCAACGAACCGATTCTGTTTGGTGCCCCGATCATCATGAACCCGCTGCTGTTCCTGCCGTTTATTTTCGTGCCAATGGTCAATGCGGTTATTGCCTATACGGCGACGAAACTCGGCTGGATCGCACAGGTGGTTTCCCTTACGCCGTGGACGACGCCCGCACCGATTGGTGCATCGTGGGCGGCGAACTGGGCTTTCAGCCCGGTGATCATGTGCTTGTTGTGCATGGTGATGTCGGCCGCGATGTATTACCCGTTCCTGAAAGTTTATGAGCGCACGCTGCTCAAACAGGAGCAGGAGAAACAGCAGCAGGCGGCAGGCGAAGCAAGTGCCAGCGCATAA
- a CDS encoding DUF3748 domain-containing protein, with translation MSVEKQLTFNAAGHQITNINCWSCDGNWLVYDIRPYGSSFTGLTIERIHLKSRKTEVVYRAAAGAHVGVVTCSPREPLRYVFIHGPENPDSEWQYDFHHRRGTIVADRQRDEASTLDALSITPPYQAGALRGGTHVHVFSPDASRLSFTYNDHVLHERDPALNLRNVGVGVPLQAVTVEKRHPREYDGSHYCVLVSRTTPQPQPGSDEINRAYEEGWVGTTGYIRQDGSHQRWALVFIGDTRSLNGTMVPEIFIVDLPEALEDYAKEGDAPLAGTATSMPAPPAGVHQRRLTFTHQRHYPGLVNQPRHWLRSSPDGSEIAFLMRDEAGVVQLWTLSPNGGEPRQVTHTEHGVQSAFNWHPDGRSLAFVCDNSIMLCDAKSGELVRMTARTDSAPSADAVVFSPDGKHVAYMREIDGFNQLFVVTCLRS, from the coding sequence TTGTCTGTTGAAAAACAACTAACCTTTAATGCTGCTGGTCATCAAATTACCAATATTAACTGCTGGTCATGCGATGGAAATTGGCTGGTTTATGACATAAGGCCCTATGGATCTTCATTCACAGGGCTGACCATTGAGCGCATACACCTGAAAAGTCGTAAAACCGAGGTTGTTTATCGAGCAGCGGCGGGTGCACATGTGGGCGTGGTGACCTGTAGCCCGCGGGAGCCGCTGCGCTATGTCTTTATCCACGGGCCGGAAAATCCGGATAGCGAATGGCAGTATGATTTTCACCATCGCCGTGGAACGATAGTGGCGGATCGCCAGCGCGATGAGGCGAGCACGCTTGACGCTCTCTCTATTACGCCGCCTTATCAGGCCGGTGCGCTGCGCGGCGGTACGCATGTCCATGTCTTCAGCCCGGATGCCAGTCGTCTGAGCTTTACCTATAACGACCATGTGCTGCATGAGCGCGATCCGGCATTAAACTTGCGCAATGTAGGCGTGGGCGTGCCGCTACAGGCCGTCACCGTTGAGAAACGCCATCCGCGTGAATATGACGGCAGCCACTATTGTGTTCTAGTCAGCAGAACGACACCGCAACCGCAACCCGGCAGTGATGAAATCAATCGCGCTTATGAAGAAGGCTGGGTGGGCACCACGGGCTATATTCGACAGGACGGTTCGCACCAGCGCTGGGCGCTGGTATTTATTGGTGATACGCGATCGCTGAACGGGACAATGGTTCCTGAGATTTTTATCGTCGATTTGCCGGAGGCGCTGGAAGATTACGCCAAAGAGGGTGATGCGCCACTGGCGGGGACGGCAACCTCGATGCCTGCGCCGCCTGCGGGCGTGCATCAGCGGCGTTTAACCTTTACGCACCAACGCCATTATCCTGGTTTGGTGAATCAGCCGCGCCATTGGCTACGTTCCTCGCCCGATGGCAGCGAGATCGCATTTTTGATGCGTGACGAGGCTGGTGTGGTGCAATTGTGGACGCTTTCCCCGAATGGCGGTGAGCCAAGACAGGTAACGCATACGGAACACGGTGTACAGTCTGCTTTTAACTGGCACCCGGATGGGCGTTCTCTGGCATTTGTGTGTGACAACAGTATCATGCTGTGTGATGCGAAAAGTGGTGAGCTTGTTCGGATGACGGCGAGGACGGACAGCGCGCCGAGCGCGGATGCCGTGGTCTTTTCCCCTGATGGGAAACACGTTGCGTATATGCGGGAAATTGACGGTTTTAATCAGCTTTTCGTCGTGACCTGCTTGCGATCATGA
- the ibpA gene encoding small heat shock chaperone IbpA: MRNPDFSPLYRSAIGFDRLFNLLETGQTQSNGGYPPYNVELVDENQYRIAIAVAGFAEQELDITAHDNLLIVKGAHAGEQVARNYLYQGIAERNFERKFQLAEHIQVKGANLENGLLYIDLERIVPEAMKPRRIEIK, from the coding sequence ATGCGTAACCCCGATTTTTCCCCACTGTACCGTTCCGCTATTGGTTTCGATCGCCTGTTCAATCTATTAGAAACCGGCCAGACCCAGAGCAACGGCGGCTATCCTCCCTACAACGTCGAACTGGTTGATGAGAACCAATACCGCATCGCGATTGCCGTCGCTGGTTTCGCCGAGCAGGAGCTGGACATCACCGCGCACGACAATTTATTGATTGTTAAAGGTGCCCACGCTGGTGAGCAGGTTGCCCGCAACTACCTGTATCAGGGCATTGCCGAGCGCAATTTCGAACGTAAATTCCAGCTGGCCGAACATATTCAGGTAAAAGGCGCCAATCTGGAAAACGGGCTGCTGTATATCGATCTCGAACGTATCGTGCCGGAAGCGATGAAGCCGCGTCGGATTGAAATTAAGTAA
- a CDS encoding glycoside hydrolase family 1 protein: protein MHDHLQNDFRFPANFWWGSASSAPQTEGESLNYGKSATVWDEWFATQPGRFHQQVGPADTSTFYQHWREDIALLKTLNHNTFRTSISWARLIPDGVGEPNPQAVAFYNQIIDEMLAQGITPFINLFHFDMPMVMQRLGGWENRAVVVAYAGYAATCFRLFGDRVKHWFTFNEPVVPVEGGYLYDFHYPNVVDFKRAATVAYHTMLAHSLAVKAYREQSQGGEIGIILNLTPSYPRSQHPADVNAANIADLMFNRSFLDPALRGEYPQELVDLLHRYGQLPHCQPDDRALLADGVVDLLGINYYQPRRIQCRDSLVNPDSPFMPEWFFSSYEMPGRKMNPYRGWEIYEPGIYDILTNLRVNYGNPRCFISENGMGVENEQRFDANGQIQDDYRIDFVREHLKYVHKGIAEGSHCLGYHMWTFIDNWSWSNAYKNRYGFVQLDLATQTRTVKKSGKWFAAVAAENGFQGSTL, encoded by the coding sequence ATGCACGATCATCTTCAGAACGATTTCCGCTTTCCCGCGAATTTCTGGTGGGGCAGTGCCAGTTCGGCACCGCAAACGGAAGGCGAAAGCCTCAATTATGGTAAAAGCGCCACCGTGTGGGACGAATGGTTTGCCACGCAGCCCGGCCGTTTTCACCAGCAGGTTGGGCCGGCGGATACTTCCACGTTTTATCAGCACTGGCGTGAAGATATCGCGTTGCTGAAGACGCTAAATCACAACACGTTCCGAACGTCGATCTCGTGGGCGCGGCTGATTCCCGACGGCGTGGGTGAACCTAATCCGCAGGCAGTGGCATTTTATAATCAGATCATTGATGAAATGCTGGCGCAGGGCATCACGCCGTTTATCAATCTGTTCCATTTTGATATGCCAATGGTGATGCAACGCCTGGGCGGCTGGGAAAATCGGGCGGTGGTCGTGGCGTATGCGGGTTATGCGGCGACCTGTTTCCGCCTGTTTGGTGACAGGGTAAAACATTGGTTTACGTTTAATGAGCCAGTGGTGCCAGTGGAAGGCGGGTATTTGTATGATTTCCACTACCCGAACGTGGTGGATTTCAAGCGTGCGGCGACGGTGGCGTACCATACGATGCTGGCGCATTCGCTGGCGGTGAAAGCCTATCGCGAGCAGTCTCAGGGCGGAGAAATTGGCATCATCCTCAACCTGACGCCTTCCTACCCGCGTTCCCAGCATCCGGCCGATGTTAACGCTGCCAACATCGCCGATCTGATGTTTAACCGCAGTTTCCTCGATCCCGCTTTGAGGGGCGAGTACCCACAGGAACTGGTCGATCTGCTGCATCGCTATGGCCAACTGCCGCATTGTCAGCCTGACGATCGTGCGCTGCTGGCCGATGGTGTTGTCGATTTACTGGGTATTAACTATTACCAGCCGCGCCGTATTCAGTGCCGTGACAGTCTGGTCAATCCCGATAGTCCGTTTATGCCCGAATGGTTCTTCTCCAGCTATGAAATGCCGGGACGAAAAATGAATCCCTATCGCGGCTGGGAAATTTATGAACCGGGCATCTATGACATTCTGACTAACCTGCGGGTGAATTACGGCAATCCGCGCTGCTTTATTTCGGAAAACGGCATGGGGGTGGAGAACGAACAGCGTTTCGACGCCAACGGCCAGATTCAGGATGATTACCGCATCGATTTTGTCCGCGAACACCTGAAATATGTACACAAAGGTATCGCGGAAGGCAGTCACTGCCTCGGCTACCATATGTGGACGTTTATCGATAACTGGTCGTGGTCGAATGCCTATAAGAATCGCTATGGTTTCGTGCAGTTGGATTTGGCGACGCAGACGCGCACGGTGAAGAAAAGCGGGAAATGGTTCGCGGCGGTGGCGGCCGAAAATGGTTTTCAAGGTTCAACGTTGTAA
- a CDS encoding YceK/YidQ family lipoprotein translates to MTLLKSALFSFIITGSGAVVTGGCSSVMTHTGSDQGYYSGTRASVGMLRDDDTSWAMMPLVALDLPFSAVADTLLLPYDYYRAGSEKSKLSTRERISQSEEQNQTANSQFATTPHNQL, encoded by the coding sequence ATGACTTTACTGAAAAGTGCGTTGTTCTCTTTCATTATTACCGGTAGCGGCGCGGTAGTAACCGGCGGCTGCTCCAGCGTGATGACGCATACTGGAAGCGATCAGGGATACTATTCCGGCACACGCGCCAGCGTGGGTATGCTGCGTGACGACGACACCAGTTGGGCCATGATGCCACTGGTTGCGCTCGATCTGCCGTTCTCCGCGGTGGCCGATACGCTGCTGCTGCCCTACGACTACTATCGCGCGGGCAGCGAGAAGAGCAAACTGTCGACGCGTGAGCGCATTTCGCAAAGCGAAGAGCAAAACCAAACTGCCAACTCACAATTTGCCACCACACCGCATAATCAGCTTTGA